A portion of the Clostridium gelidum genome contains these proteins:
- a CDS encoding TrmB family transcriptional regulator, with protein sequence MDEIIILLEKLNFSKTEAAVYIDLLKNSSSNGYKIAKNLNMSRSSVYSALDNLYNKGIVFLMPGDSQVYKAENPSILIKKMKSEFNETTDLLDFKLKSLENFDSEERYVNIEGYDNIISKTKELLLTAKKEVYINTDINLNRFYNELIEISERGVRIIVFSFTKVNLENIPIEIYTHCSSSCEGKETRIMLVTDCEKTLVADKAPHREDFLGVFTDNVLLTSIISEHIHNDIYLLKLKKLYGENLINEDIKLNTMLENR encoded by the coding sequence ATGGATGAAATAATAATATTATTAGAAAAATTAAACTTTTCTAAAACTGAAGCAGCGGTTTATATAGATTTGTTGAAAAATTCAAGTTCAAATGGATACAAAATTGCTAAAAATCTAAATATGTCACGATCATCTGTTTATTCAGCATTAGATAATTTATATAATAAGGGGATAGTATTTTTAATGCCTGGGGATTCACAAGTTTATAAAGCTGAGAATCCATCTATATTAATAAAGAAGATGAAAAGTGAGTTTAATGAAACAACTGACTTATTAGATTTTAAGTTAAAAAGTTTAGAGAATTTTGATTCAGAAGAAAGATATGTGAATATAGAAGGATATGATAACATCATATCAAAAACAAAAGAGTTGCTTTTAACTGCAAAAAAAGAAGTCTATATAAATACTGATATTAACCTAAATAGATTTTACAATGAACTTATTGAAATTTCAGAAAGAGGGGTGAGGATAATAGTATTTTCATTTACAAAAGTTAACTTAGAAAATATACCTATTGAAATATATACCCATTGCTCTTCAAGTTGTGAAGGAAAAGAAACAAGAATAATGCTAGTTACAGATTGCGAAAAAACATTAGTTGCAGATAAAGCACCTCATAGAGAAGATTTTTTAGGTGTTTTTACAGATAATGTTCTTTTAACTTCTATTATTTCTGAACATATTCATAATGATATATATCTTTTGAAATTAAAGAAGTTATATGGAGAAAATTTGATTAATGAAGATATTAAACTGAATACTATGTTAGAAAATAGATAA